From Toxotes jaculatrix isolate fToxJac2 chromosome 1, fToxJac2.pri, whole genome shotgun sequence, a single genomic window includes:
- the trip4 gene encoding activating signal cointegrator 1 — protein sequence MSDALLQWCVDQLHHKFGLEACEDIVKYILSIETAEEIEEYVGDLLQGTDGRKRQFIDELLTRWKRTQRQASDTTNLFLLTESVSSTDSQDSTKDTQKKSKRKGRNKQEVMTVSQTELEPEAVKTPIDLMRAQENSSASSAKKKSKFVSLYAKEGQDRLAVLLPGRHACECLAQKHKLINNCITCGRIVCEQEGSGPCLFCGSLVCTKEEQEILQRDSNKSQKLRKKLMGDCGEREYLPHQEAKMKAGLEKAVQHKDKLLEYDKNSVRRTQVLDDESDYFATESNQWLSPGEREKLRKKEEELRELRHASRKDRRITLDFAGRQVIEEGNNLSEYYNKLDETLKAMSNDSMSKSPVYSERQGGRQTLRELVNPNIMQSAPEWVNVGGSENYKRNMEQRKTLAEDKGGEERNRLRLQDKELQEMSDGGWCLSMHQPWASLLVKGIKKVEGRTWYTSHRGRLWIAAAAKKPTPQEIAEVEAMYRHIYKKEPRFPKDYPSGCLLGCVNMTDCLSQEQFKEQFPDTCEESTSPFVFICTNPQELLVKFPMKGKHKIWKLESHYHQGAKKGLVPSAAE from the exons ATGTCGGACGCTTTGCTGCAGTGGTGTGTGGACCAGTTACACCACAAGTTTGGGTTGGAGGCGTGTGAAGACATCGTCAA ATACATTCTATCCATCGAAACAGCTGAAGAGATTGAGGAGTATGTTGGAGACCTCCTGCAGGGCACGGATGGGCGAAAAAGGCAGTTTATAGATGAGCTCCTCACCAGGTGGAAGAGGACTCAGAGACAGGCTTCAGATACCACAAATCTTTTCCTACTCACTGAATCTGTTTCATCCACAG ATTCACAAGACTCGACTAAAGATACCCAGAAGAAGTCGAAACGCAAGGGCCGTAACAAACAGGAGGTGATGACCGTGAGCCAAACAGAACTGGAGCCAGAGGCAGTCAAAACCCCCATTGATTTGATGAGG GCCCAAGAAAACAGTAGTGCCTCTtcagcaaagaagaaaagtaagtttgtcAGTCTCTATGCTAAAGAGGGACAGGACAGGCTTGCTGTCTTACTCCCTGGTCGACATGCCTGTGAGTGCCTtgcacaaaagcacaaactTATCAACAACTGCATCACCTGTGGTCGCATTGTGTGTGAACAAGAAGGCTCAGGACCCTGCCTCTTCTGTGGAAGCCTG GTCTGCAcaaaggaggagcaggagatcCTGCAACGAGACTCCAACAAAAGCCAGAAACTGAGAAAGAAGCTAATGGGGG actgtggagaaagagagtaTCTCCCACACCAGGAGGCCAAGATGAAGGCTGGCTTGGAGAAGGCTGTTCAACACAAAGACAAGCTGCTGGAATATGACAAGAACAG TGTCAGGAGAACACAAGTTCTAGATGATGAGTCAGATTACTTTGCCACTGAATCCAATCAGTGGTTGTCACCCGGTGAGCGAGAAAAGctgaggaagaaggaagaggagctTAGAGAACTTCGCCATGCCTCTCGCAAGGACAGGAGGATCACATTGGACTTTGCTGGTAGACAAGTGATTGAAGAAGGAAACAACCTCAGCGAGTACTACAACAA GTTGGATGAGACCCTCAAGGCTATGAGCAATGACAGTATGTCAAAATCGCCAGTGTATTCTGAAAGACAAGGTGGAAGGCAGACCCTCAGAGAGCTGGTCAACCCCAACATAATGCAGTCTGCACCAGAG TGGGTGAATGTGGGAGGCAGTGAAAACTACAAGAGAAACATGGAGCAGAGAAAGACTTTGGCAGAGGACAAGGGAGGAGAAGAACGCAACAGGCTGCGGCTCCAAGACAAAGAGCTGCAAGAGATGTCTGACGGAGGCTGGTGTCTCAGCATGCACCAGCCGTGGGCCTCGCTGCTGGTCAAAGGCATCAAGAA ggTAGAGGGGCGAACTTGGTACACATCACACCGAGGTCGTCTTTGGATTGCTGCTGCAGCCAAGAAGCCCACCCCTCAGGAGATTGCTGAGGTGGAAGCCATGTACCGCCACATCTACAAGAAag AGCCCAGGTTTCCTAAAGACTACCCCAGTGGCTGCCTGTTGGGCTGCGTCAACATGACTGACTGCCTATCTCAGGAGCAGTTCAAAGAACAG